A DNA window from Moorella thermoacetica contains the following coding sequences:
- a CDS encoding CheR family methyltransferase, translated as MDFAEFKEAVYRRFGLYLDGYKEPQLKRRIDSLMALLQVPDYGAYLNLLARDGQQWQRFIDKITINVSEFFRNQEIFVRLEQEILPSLLATFRDLKVWSAGCADGPEPYSVAILLAELAPGGRHQILATDIDPGALAAARRGVYGERALQAVTPTRLNRYFRREGDHFYLQEQIKGMVDFRQHDLLKDAYGSGFHLIICRNVVIYFTADTQNDLYRRFYQALAPGGVFFIGATENLFQYRELGFEKIAPWFYRRPAGTS; from the coding sequence ATGGATTTTGCCGAGTTTAAAGAGGCAGTTTACCGGCGTTTCGGCCTTTACCTGGACGGCTATAAAGAACCCCAGCTCAAGCGGCGCATCGACAGCCTAATGGCCCTCTTGCAGGTGCCCGATTACGGTGCCTACCTGAATTTGCTGGCCAGGGACGGACAGCAGTGGCAGCGTTTTATTGATAAAATAACCATCAACGTTTCCGAGTTTTTTCGCAACCAGGAGATATTTGTCAGGCTGGAGCAAGAGATCCTGCCCTCCCTCCTGGCTACCTTCCGGGACCTTAAAGTCTGGAGCGCCGGATGCGCCGACGGACCGGAACCCTATTCGGTGGCTATTTTACTGGCGGAACTGGCCCCTGGAGGCCGGCACCAGATTTTGGCTACCGATATTGATCCAGGCGCCCTGGCGGCGGCCCGCCGGGGAGTCTACGGGGAGCGCGCCCTCCAGGCCGTCACCCCCACCAGGCTCAACCGCTATTTTCGCCGCGAAGGCGATCACTTTTACCTGCAGGAACAAATCAAGGGCATGGTCGATTTCCGCCAGCACGACCTGCTTAAGGATGCCTACGGCAGCGGTTTTCACCTAATTATCTGCCGCAACGTGGTTATCTACTTTACCGCCGATACCCAGAACGACCTTTACCGCCGTTTTTACCAGGCCCTGGCACCGGGGGGCGTGTTCTTCATCGGCGCCACCGAGAACCTGTTTCAATACCGGGAACTGGGTTTTGAAAAGATTGCCCCCTGGTTCTACCGCCGCCCTGCAGGGACCAGCTGA
- a CDS encoding chemotaxis protein CheC — translation MDTWDKLNALHLDALREIGNIGAGNAATSLASLLGNRVQMTVPRAGVLPLKDMVSLVGHEEEPVACVEFTVAGPAPSKIFFLLNETSAYLLVDLLLGRPVGTTNVIDDMGASVLTEVSNILAGSFLNAFSDFCHLNLIPSVPAFAFDMLGAVLSSAFLEGGYFSDRALVIETKFYGEAITINGHFFLVPEDRALGIILQSLGLQLD, via the coding sequence ATGGATACCTGGGACAAACTCAACGCCCTGCACCTGGATGCCCTCAGGGAAATCGGTAATATCGGTGCCGGCAATGCCGCCACGTCTCTGGCCAGCCTCCTCGGCAACCGGGTCCAGATGACCGTACCCCGGGCCGGCGTCCTGCCTTTAAAGGATATGGTCAGCCTTGTGGGCCATGAAGAAGAACCTGTCGCCTGCGTGGAGTTTACCGTGGCCGGCCCGGCCCCGAGCAAGATATTTTTCCTCCTCAACGAAACCAGCGCCTACCTCCTGGTCGACCTGCTGCTGGGCCGGCCTGTTGGAACTACGAATGTTATTGACGACATGGGAGCCTCTGTCTTGACAGAGGTCAGCAATATCCTGGCGGGGTCTTTTTTGAACGCTTTTTCCGATTTTTGCCATTTAAATCTTATACCTTCGGTCCCGGCCTTTGCCTTCGATATGCTGGGGGCGGTTTTAAGTTCAGCCTTCCTGGAAGGGGGTTATTTCTCTGACCGGGCGCTAGTTATCGAAACGAAATTCTACGGGGAAGCAATCACCATCAACGGTCACTTTTTCCTTGTACCCGAAGACAGGGCCCTGGGTATAATCCTGCAATCCCTGGGGCTTCAGCTAGATTGA
- a CDS encoding response regulator — MGKRVLIVDDAAFMRMMIKDILVKNGYEIAGEAENGQKAVAMYQELRPDVVTMDITMPEMDGIAAVKAIKQIDPQARIIMCSAMGQQLMVMEAIQAGARDFIVKPFQQDRVLQALEKALA; from the coding sequence ATGGGCAAGCGGGTTTTAATAGTTGACGACGCGGCCTTCATGCGCATGATGATTAAAGATATTCTGGTAAAAAACGGCTATGAAATCGCCGGGGAGGCTGAAAACGGTCAGAAGGCCGTGGCCATGTACCAGGAGCTCCGGCCGGATGTAGTAACCATGGATATTACCATGCCGGAAATGGACGGCATCGCCGCCGTCAAGGCCATCAAGCAGATTGATCCCCAGGCGCGGATTATCATGTGCAGTGCCATGGGGCAGCAGTTAATGGTAATGGAAGCTATCCAGGCCGGCGCACGGGATTTTATTGTCAAACCCTTCCAGCAGGACCGGGTTCTCCAGGCCCTGGAAAAGGCCCTGGCTTAG
- the fliM gene encoding flagellar motor switch protein FliM: MADVLSQAEIDALLQALNSGEVQTEVIKEEATPKAKKYDFRRPNKFSKEHLRTLYMIHENYGRLVANFLSAYLRASIQVKIVSVEQMTYEDFILSLPTPTLMNVFSMEPLKGSAVLETNMNFIFPIIDLLFGGRGEMVARNRELTEIELHVLRRLNSRMLEQLSYSWSDIQNITPKLENMETNPQFTQAISPNETVAVITMGTTVGKYEGLLNLCLPYMLLEPVISRLSASHWFATGGEREARPDYRTVVEKILAEVPVELIAYIGRTRLPVRDFIQLQVGDVITLEKTVGEDLELYVDGHHKFQVQPGIVNKKIAVQVTEVV; the protein is encoded by the coding sequence ATGGCTGACGTCCTATCCCAGGCGGAGATTGACGCCCTCCTCCAGGCCCTGAACAGCGGCGAGGTTCAGACGGAGGTCATTAAAGAAGAGGCTACCCCTAAGGCCAAGAAATACGACTTTCGCCGGCCCAATAAGTTTTCCAAGGAACACCTGCGCACCCTGTATATGATCCACGAAAATTACGGGCGCCTGGTGGCCAACTTCCTTTCGGCCTACCTGCGGGCCAGCATCCAGGTGAAGATCGTCTCGGTGGAACAGATGACCTATGAGGATTTTATTCTCTCGTTGCCGACGCCGACCCTGATGAACGTCTTCAGCATGGAGCCTTTAAAGGGTTCGGCGGTCCTGGAGACCAACATGAATTTCATCTTCCCCATTATCGACCTGCTCTTCGGCGGTCGGGGGGAGATGGTGGCCCGTAACCGGGAGTTGACGGAGATCGAGCTCCACGTCCTGCGGCGTTTAAACAGCCGCATGCTGGAACAGCTCTCCTATTCCTGGTCCGACATCCAAAACATTACTCCCAAATTGGAGAATATGGAAACCAACCCCCAGTTTACCCAGGCCATTTCCCCCAACGAGACGGTTGCCGTCATCACCATGGGGACAACGGTGGGCAAGTATGAGGGTCTTTTAAACCTCTGCCTGCCCTATATGCTCCTGGAGCCGGTCATTTCCCGCCTTTCGGCCAGCCACTGGTTTGCCACCGGCGGGGAAAGGGAAGCCAGGCCTGATTACCGGACGGTGGTCGAGAAGATCCTGGCCGAAGTGCCGGTGGAATTGATCGCTTACATAGGCCGCACCCGCTTGCCGGTGCGGGATTTTATCCAGCTCCAGGTTGGGGATGTCATTACCCTGGAAAAAACAGTGGGCGAGGACCTGGAACTCTATGTAGACGGGCACCATAAGTTTCAGGTTCAACCGGGGATTGTGAATAAAAAAATTGCCGTCCAGGTAACAGAGGTGGTATAG
- the fliY gene encoding flagellar motor switch phosphatase FliY, translated as MGDFLSQEEIDALLKGHTDIETAAPAEPEAAAAPEATLSDLEKDTLGEIGNISMGSAATALSQILNKRVLITTPTIKIMTPEELFASFQVPYVLVEVNFTEGLQGSNLLIIKVSDAAIIADLMMGGSGENVTPELDEIKSSAVAEAMNQMVGSAATSMATIFQRSVKITPPHLTAVNFNNESYTSPWATAQSIVVVCFKMEIEGLVDSQIMQVMPMEIAKDEVRMLMGSEPAAGASTGAETAAAPAVNGGGTPASAPAPAATPAESAPAPAPPTTQASAPSSRAQTPGGAGSPGGGQTQRQGQVYGASSRNIDLILDVPLDIEVILGTAMKRIQDILSLAPGAIVELDRLVEEPVQITVNGTPIAQGEVVIVNENFGVRITHILEPYERINHLRQ; from the coding sequence GTGGGTGACTTTTTATCCCAGGAAGAGATAGATGCCCTGTTGAAGGGCCACACGGATATAGAAACGGCGGCACCGGCGGAGCCTGAAGCTGCGGCCGCCCCGGAGGCAACCCTGAGTGACCTGGAAAAGGACACCCTGGGGGAGATCGGCAACATCTCTATGGGTAGCGCGGCTACGGCCTTATCCCAGATTCTCAATAAACGGGTTTTAATCACTACGCCGACGATAAAGATCATGACCCCGGAGGAGCTTTTTGCTTCCTTCCAGGTCCCTTATGTCCTGGTAGAGGTAAATTTTACCGAAGGGCTTCAGGGCTCCAACCTCCTGATAATCAAAGTCAGCGACGCAGCTATAATCGCTGACCTGATGATGGGCGGCAGCGGTGAAAACGTGACCCCGGAACTGGACGAGATCAAGAGTAGCGCCGTGGCGGAAGCCATGAACCAGATGGTCGGCAGCGCAGCCACCTCCATGGCTACTATTTTCCAGCGCAGCGTTAAGATCACCCCGCCGCATTTGACGGCGGTTAATTTTAACAACGAGAGCTATACGTCGCCCTGGGCTACAGCGCAGTCAATAGTCGTGGTTTGTTTTAAGATGGAAATCGAGGGCCTGGTGGACAGCCAGATTATGCAGGTTATGCCCATGGAGATCGCCAAGGACGAGGTGCGTATGCTCATGGGCTCCGAGCCTGCCGCCGGTGCAAGTACGGGGGCGGAAACCGCGGCGGCCCCGGCAGTAAACGGGGGCGGTACTCCGGCCAGTGCCCCGGCTCCCGCCGCTACCCCTGCGGAATCCGCTCCTGCACCTGCCCCTCCTACCACGCAGGCCTCCGCGCCATCTTCCCGGGCCCAGACACCTGGTGGAGCAGGTAGCCCGGGCGGGGGCCAGACACAGCGCCAGGGCCAGGTCTACGGCGCTTCCTCCCGCAATATTGACCTCATCCTGGACGTACCCCTGGATATTGAGGTTATCCTGGGCACGGCAATGAAACGCATCCAGGATATCTTGAGTTTGGCCCCGGGAGCTATTGTAGAACTGGACCGCCTGGTGGAAGAGCCGGTGCAAATCACTGTCAACGGCACCCCCATCGCCCAGGGGGAAGTAGTGATTGTCAACGAGAACTTCGGCGTCCGCATCACCCATATCCTGGAACCCTACGAGCGCATCAACCACCTGCGCCAGTAA
- a CDS encoding small, acid-soluble spore protein, alpha/beta type — MARRRGIMSEALKWELAKELGVADTVATEGWGGVPSRQCGNLVRLAIEKAEQALVNNQS; from the coding sequence ATGGCCAGAAGGCGCGGGATTATGTCCGAGGCCCTGAAATGGGAACTGGCCAAGGAGTTGGGAGTAGCCGACACCGTGGCCACTGAAGGGTGGGGCGGCGTGCCGTCCCGCCAATGCGGCAACCTGGTCCGACTAGCCATTGAAAAAGCTGAACAAGCGTTGGTGAACAACCAATCGTAA
- a CDS encoding general stress protein: MAKTVIAVFSNEQVAKEAVEDLRRAGFDREISILAKDQGREGGDQEGGLNMGADTGGISDGVTTGGVLGGLAGLAAGAGALVIPGIGPLIAAGPIAGLLSGAATGGVAGGLIDWGIPEAEGREYENEIRQGKMLVSVRCDDQRADQANKILKDHGADRVRIH, translated from the coding sequence ATGGCGAAAACAGTAATTGCCGTCTTTAGCAACGAACAGGTGGCCAAAGAGGCCGTTGAAGACCTGCGCCGGGCCGGCTTTGACCGGGAAATATCCATCCTGGCCAAAGACCAGGGCCGGGAAGGCGGTGACCAGGAAGGCGGCCTGAATATGGGAGCCGACACGGGCGGGATAAGTGACGGTGTGACCACCGGCGGCGTCCTGGGCGGCCTGGCCGGACTGGCTGCCGGTGCCGGAGCCCTGGTAATCCCCGGAATCGGACCTCTCATCGCAGCCGGTCCCATAGCCGGCCTCCTCTCTGGCGCGGCCACCGGAGGCGTTGCCGGCGGACTGATTGACTGGGGCATCCCGGAAGCCGAGGGCCGGGAATACGAAAACGAAATCCGCCAGGGCAAAATGCTGGTTTCCGTTCGCTGTGACGATCAGCGTGCCGATCAGGCCAACAAGATCCTGAAGGACCACGGTGCCGATCGGGTCCGCATCCACTAG
- a CDS encoding geranylgeranyl reductase family protein, with translation MQYDVLICGAGPAGSTCGRLLARQGLKVAIFDRARFPRYKPCGGGLTGKAQGELEAGWEDLIEDTTREVIFYHRQERPLKITCEQPVIKMVSREKFDSWLLTEAARAGAEVRDGYRVTGVTETAGGVKVQGQDGCTWEGRFLVGADGALSLVRRSLPFKPGGTAGITLECEVPVDAGLLTSYRGQVHLSYGGIPYGYGWVFPKGDHLSVGIGSFTRRVKGLRRYFDTFCRGLGLAVPANLRCRGAVIPAADGQAGVFHTGRALLVGDAAGLVDPFSGEGIYYALRSGRLAAETIMATLAGTGEPGAYSRRLYDELLQPLHYARRIARVVYALTPVVHRLVTANPGIARRLVEVLFGRDTYPDLWQYLTRRYAIFRLAR, from the coding sequence TTGCAATACGATGTTTTAATCTGCGGCGCCGGCCCGGCCGGGAGCACCTGCGGTCGCCTGCTGGCTCGCCAGGGTCTTAAGGTGGCCATATTTGACCGGGCGCGCTTTCCCCGTTATAAACCCTGTGGCGGCGGTTTGACCGGTAAAGCCCAGGGTGAGCTGGAAGCGGGTTGGGAAGACTTAATAGAAGATACTACCCGTGAAGTTATTTTTTACCATCGCCAGGAACGTCCCCTAAAGATAACCTGCGAGCAGCCGGTAATAAAAATGGTCAGCAGGGAAAAGTTCGATTCCTGGCTTCTCACAGAGGCAGCCAGGGCCGGAGCCGAGGTCAGGGACGGCTACCGGGTGACCGGAGTGACGGAAACAGCCGGGGGGGTGAAGGTTCAAGGGCAAGACGGCTGCACCTGGGAAGGACGCTTCCTGGTCGGGGCCGACGGCGCCCTGAGCCTGGTGCGGCGCAGCCTCCCCTTTAAACCCGGGGGAACGGCCGGAATAACCCTGGAGTGCGAAGTGCCGGTTGACGCCGGCCTCCTTACGAGTTATCGGGGCCAGGTCCACCTGAGCTATGGAGGTATTCCTTACGGCTACGGCTGGGTCTTTCCCAAGGGGGACCACCTCTCGGTGGGAATAGGCTCCTTTACCCGCCGGGTCAAAGGCCTGAGGCGCTACTTCGATACCTTTTGTCGCGGGCTGGGGTTGGCGGTGCCGGCGAACTTACGCTGTCGCGGCGCGGTTATCCCGGCGGCCGACGGCCAGGCGGGCGTCTTTCACACCGGCCGGGCCCTCCTGGTGGGGGATGCCGCAGGCCTGGTGGATCCCTTCTCCGGGGAGGGAATTTACTATGCCCTCCGGAGCGGCCGCCTGGCGGCGGAAACCATCATGGCAACCCTGGCAGGTACCGGGGAGCCGGGGGCTTATTCCCGCCGGCTCTACGATGAATTATTACAGCCCCTCCACTACGCCCGGCGCATCGCCAGGGTGGTTTATGCCCTGACCCCGGTGGTCCATCGCCTGGTGACGGCCAACCCCGGGATAGCCAGGCGCCTGGTGGAGGTCCTCTTCGGCCGGGATACCTACCCCGACCTCTGGCAGTACCTGACCCGGCGCTACGCCATCTTTCGCCTGGCCCGCTAA
- a CDS encoding 4Fe-4S dicluster domain-containing protein, translating to MERVELAGSLRRNQALKSQVEAESGVVLSDCYQCGKCSAGCPVAAWMDYTPRQVIRLLQLGLVEEALKSHTPWLCACCQACYTRCPREVNLPRLMEVVRQEARRRGLINEKKVDIFERAFLGTVERYGRAHEMGLIVQYNLQSGQPFKDAMLAPPLLLKGKISPFPMKIKDVAGIKDIFTRVRARGGDRS from the coding sequence ATGGAACGGGTGGAGCTGGCCGGCTCCCTGCGCCGGAACCAGGCCTTAAAAAGCCAGGTCGAAGCCGAGAGCGGAGTTGTTTTGAGTGATTGTTACCAGTGTGGCAAGTGCTCGGCCGGTTGCCCGGTGGCCGCATGGATGGACTACACGCCGCGCCAGGTTATTCGCCTGTTGCAGCTTGGCCTGGTGGAGGAAGCCTTGAAAAGCCATACCCCCTGGCTGTGTGCCTGCTGCCAGGCCTGTTACACCCGCTGCCCCCGGGAAGTCAACCTGCCGCGGCTCATGGAGGTTGTGCGCCAGGAGGCCCGCCGGCGGGGCCTGATTAACGAGAAAAAAGTCGATATCTTTGAGCGCGCCTTCCTGGGGACGGTGGAGCGCTACGGCCGGGCCCACGAGATGGGCCTCATAGTCCAGTACAACCTGCAGTCGGGCCAACCCTTTAAGGACGCCATGCTGGCACCGCCCCTGTTGTTGAAAGGGAAGATCAGCCCCTTCCCCATGAAGATCAAGGACGTTGCCGGGATAAAAGATATTTTCACCAGGGTTCGTGCCCGAGGAGGTGACCGGTCTTGA
- a CDS encoding CoB--CoM heterodisulfide reductase iron-sulfur subunit B family protein, whose product MKYAYYPGCSLEATAKEYNQSAKLVARHLGVELWEIPDWSCCGATAAHNNNHLLSLALPARNLAIAEAEGLDVAVPCAACFNRLRAAETAVRESESMRATISEIIGRDYRATNKTRALLDVMVNEVGLEKIKEQVVKPLAGLKLAAYYGCLLVRPPKLTAFDDPEDPMAMDRLIDALGGEAVSWSYKTECCGGSLATARGDIGVRMIYQVLRHARDAGAEGVVTACPLCFLNLDMREAQAAAAHGDQFQLPIFYFTELMGLALGYAPKDLGLTTHFVNPLPLLEAKEILRHPATRRETA is encoded by the coding sequence TTGAAATACGCCTATTACCCGGGTTGCTCCCTGGAGGCTACAGCCAAGGAGTACAACCAGTCGGCGAAGCTGGTAGCCCGGCACCTGGGGGTAGAGCTCTGGGAGATCCCTGACTGGAGTTGCTGCGGCGCCACGGCCGCCCATAATAACAATCACCTCCTGTCCCTGGCCCTGCCGGCACGGAATCTCGCCATCGCCGAGGCCGAAGGACTGGACGTGGCCGTGCCCTGTGCCGCCTGCTTTAACCGCCTGCGGGCCGCCGAGACGGCCGTGCGGGAGTCGGAAAGCATGCGGGCGACCATCAGTGAAATCATTGGCCGGGATTACCGGGCCACCAATAAGACCCGGGCCTTACTGGATGTCATGGTCAATGAGGTCGGCCTGGAGAAAATCAAGGAGCAGGTGGTCAAGCCCCTGGCGGGCCTGAAACTGGCGGCCTATTACGGCTGTCTTCTGGTCCGGCCGCCAAAGTTAACGGCCTTTGACGACCCGGAGGACCCCATGGCCATGGATCGCCTGATTGACGCCCTGGGGGGCGAAGCCGTCAGCTGGTCCTACAAGACTGAATGCTGTGGCGGGAGCCTCGCCACGGCCCGGGGGGACATCGGCGTTCGGATGATCTACCAGGTCCTGCGCCACGCCAGGGACGCCGGTGCTGAGGGCGTCGTCACCGCCTGCCCCTTATGCTTCCTGAACCTGGACATGCGGGAGGCCCAGGCGGCGGCAGCCCACGGCGACCAGTTCCAACTCCCCATCTTCTACTTTACGGAACTCATGGGCCTGGCCCTGGGTTACGCGCCCAAGGACTTGGGGCTTACAACCCACTTTGTTAACCCGCTTCCCTTGCTGGAGGCCAAGGAAATCCTGCGGCACCCGGCTACAAGGAGGGAAACAGCATGA
- a CDS encoding CoB--CoM heterodisulfide reductase iron-sulfur subunit A family protein has translation MKRIGVFICHCGTNIASVVDVKKVAATAGNFPGVVYATDYQYMCSDPGQELIRKAIKEQRLDRVVVASCSPRLHEPTFRKTVESAGINPYLFEMANIREQCAWVHARDKERATAKAIDLVRAAVAKVSRDGPLQAATIPITKRALVIGAGIAGMQAALDIADAGYEVVLLDREPTIGGNMVKLDKTFPTLDCSAUISTPKMVAAAQHPHIKLMTYAEVENIAGYVGNFEVTIRQKARSVDAGKCTGCGTCWEKCPTRVDSEFDLGLGKRKAIYLPFPQAVPAVPVIDREHCRQFTKGKCGVCQKVCPAKAIDYEQQDEVITENFGAIVVATGYDLFKWEEVYGEYGYGKYPDVITGMHFERLNNASGPTGGKILRPSDGKEPKTVVFIKCVGSRDEAKGKSYCSRACCMYTAKHAHQVLEKIPDSQAIVFYMDIRTPGKAYEEFQQRSVHEGAIYVRGRVSRVFQEGDKLIVRGEDTLLGRQVEVAADMVVLATAMVPSHGWEKVAKMIGLQTDKDGFFQEAHPKLRPVETFTAGVFLAGACQGPKDIPDTVSQASAAAVKVCQLFAKDEMATDPMIAAVDESICSGCAMCEKICPYKAISIKTITERVAGRQVSRRVASVNNGLCQGCGTCSVACPSSAMNLRGFTNEQILAEVDAVCL, from the coding sequence ATGAAACGCATTGGCGTCTTTATCTGCCACTGCGGCACCAATATCGCCTCTGTGGTCGATGTTAAGAAAGTGGCCGCAACGGCCGGGAATTTTCCCGGGGTTGTCTACGCCACTGATTACCAGTATATGTGCTCCGACCCGGGGCAGGAACTCATTCGTAAGGCCATCAAGGAACAGCGTCTGGACCGGGTAGTTGTGGCCTCCTGCTCGCCCCGCCTCCACGAGCCGACCTTCCGGAAGACGGTGGAGAGTGCCGGTATCAATCCCTATCTTTTTGAAATGGCCAATATCCGCGAGCAGTGCGCCTGGGTCCACGCCCGGGATAAAGAGCGGGCTACCGCCAAGGCCATCGACCTGGTGCGGGCCGCCGTGGCCAAGGTGAGCCGTGACGGTCCCCTCCAGGCGGCTACTATCCCCATTACCAAGCGGGCCCTGGTCATCGGCGCCGGTATTGCCGGTATGCAGGCCGCCCTGGATATTGCCGATGCCGGCTACGAGGTGGTACTGTTAGACCGGGAACCGACCATCGGCGGCAACATGGTCAAGCTGGACAAAACCTTCCCGACCCTGGACTGTTCTGCTTGAATAAGCACGCCGAAAATGGTTGCTGCGGCGCAGCACCCTCATATTAAACTCATGACCTATGCGGAAGTAGAGAATATCGCCGGCTATGTAGGCAATTTCGAAGTGACCATTCGCCAGAAGGCCCGCTCGGTGGACGCCGGCAAGTGTACCGGCTGCGGTACCTGCTGGGAGAAATGCCCGACCAGGGTCGACAGCGAGTTCGACCTGGGCCTGGGTAAGCGTAAGGCCATTTACCTGCCCTTCCCCCAGGCGGTGCCGGCAGTGCCGGTAATCGACCGGGAGCACTGCCGCCAGTTCACCAAAGGCAAGTGCGGCGTCTGCCAGAAGGTCTGCCCGGCCAAAGCCATTGACTATGAGCAACAGGATGAGGTTATAACCGAGAACTTCGGCGCCATTGTCGTGGCCACCGGCTATGACCTCTTTAAATGGGAAGAGGTTTACGGTGAATACGGTTACGGCAAGTACCCGGATGTCATCACCGGTATGCACTTCGAACGCTTGAACAACGCCTCCGGTCCCACCGGCGGTAAGATCCTGAGGCCCTCCGACGGTAAGGAACCCAAGACGGTGGTCTTTATTAAGTGCGTAGGTTCCCGGGACGAGGCCAAGGGCAAGAGCTACTGCTCCCGGGCCTGCTGTATGTATACGGCCAAGCACGCCCACCAGGTGCTGGAGAAGATTCCCGACTCCCAGGCAATTGTCTTCTATATGGATATCCGCACCCCGGGCAAAGCCTACGAGGAATTCCAGCAGCGCTCCGTCCACGAGGGGGCCATTTACGTCCGCGGCCGGGTGAGCCGGGTCTTCCAGGAAGGCGACAAGCTCATTGTCCGCGGCGAGGATACCTTGCTTGGCCGCCAGGTAGAGGTTGCCGCCGACATGGTGGTTCTGGCTACGGCCATGGTCCCCAGCCATGGCTGGGAGAAAGTGGCCAAGATGATCGGCCTGCAGACCGATAAAGACGGCTTCTTCCAGGAGGCCCACCCGAAACTGCGGCCGGTGGAGACCTTTACAGCCGGTGTCTTCCTGGCCGGGGCCTGCCAGGGGCCCAAGGATATCCCCGACACCGTCTCCCAGGCCAGCGCGGCGGCCGTCAAGGTCTGCCAGCTCTTTGCGAAGGATGAGATGGCCACCGATCCCATGATCGCCGCCGTAGATGAAAGCATTTGCTCCGGCTGTGCCATGTGTGAGAAGATTTGTCCCTACAAGGCCATTTCCATCAAGACCATTACGGAACGGGTGGCCGGCAGGCAGGTCAGCCGCCGGGTGGCGTCGGTGAACAACGGCCTGTGCCAGGGCTGCGGAACCTGCTCGGTTGCCTGCCCGTCCAGCGCCATGAATCTACGCGGCTTTACCAACGAACAAATACTGGCGGAGGTGGATGCGGTATGTCTGTAG
- a CDS encoding hydrogenase iron-sulfur subunit yields MSVAQTPGWEPKIVAFCCNWCAYAGADLAGLNRLQYPANVRVIRVPCSGRVNPQFVLRAFQRGADGVLVSGUHPGDCHYVSGNYFTRRRFLLLQRVLQFMGLEPERLQARWVSGSEGPRFAQVITEITEEIRALGPNRKLRDDA; encoded by the coding sequence ATGTCTGTAGCCCAAACGCCGGGCTGGGAGCCCAAAATCGTGGCCTTTTGCTGCAACTGGTGCGCCTATGCCGGGGCCGACCTGGCAGGTCTCAACCGGTTGCAGTACCCGGCCAACGTGCGGGTCATCCGGGTGCCCTGCTCGGGCCGGGTGAACCCCCAGTTCGTCCTGCGGGCTTTCCAGCGCGGGGCCGACGGGGTCCTGGTATCCGGCTGACACCCGGGCGACTGCCACTATGTTAGTGGCAATTACTTCACCCGCCGCCGATTCCTTTTACTGCAGCGGGTCCTGCAGTTCATGGGCCTGGAGCCGGAGCGACTCCAGGCACGCTGGGTCTCCGGCTCGGAGGGCCCCCGCTTCGCCCAGGTTATCACCGAGATAACCGAGGAAATCCGGGCTCTGGGGCCCAACAGGAAGTTGAGGGATGACGCATGA